From the Burkholderia glumae LMG 2196 = ATCC 33617 genome, one window contains:
- a CDS encoding FAD-binding oxidoreductase, with product MSLSPAFLDACRAAIGAEHVLTGPHDTAPYVTDWRKRYHGATGAVLRPGSTDEVAALVRLAGAHRVALVPQGGNTGLAGGATPDASGTQAVLSLGRLNRVRELDAHNNTITVEAGVILAEIQARAQDAGRLFALSLAAEGSCTIGGNLSTNAGGTAVLRYGNTRELCLGLEVVTPQGEIWNGLRGLRKDNTGYDLRDLYIGAEGTLGIITAAVMKLHPRPAAQVTALAALESAHAALDFLALAQRAAGPLLTGFELMSDFCMRLVGKHYPQLRYPFAGTHAQTVLLELSDNESEQHARALFEAMMAEAFDAGLVSDAVVAENLAQSRAFWDLREHIPLAQADEGLNIKHDIAVPISSIARFIDETDAAIQQVAPGARMVTFGHLGDGNLHYNVQTPEGGDAKAFLAAFQAPINRVVYDNVQRHHGTISAEHGIGQLKIDDAQRYKSPVEVGLMKTLKQAFDPLGLMNPGKVLR from the coding sequence ATGAGCCTCTCCCCTGCTTTCCTCGATGCCTGCCGCGCCGCGATCGGCGCCGAGCACGTACTGACCGGCCCGCACGACACCGCGCCCTACGTCACCGACTGGCGCAAGCGCTATCACGGCGCGACCGGCGCGGTGCTGCGCCCCGGCTCGACGGACGAGGTCGCGGCCCTGGTCCGGCTGGCGGGGGCGCATCGCGTCGCGCTGGTGCCGCAGGGCGGCAACACCGGCCTGGCGGGCGGCGCGACCCCCGACGCGAGCGGCACCCAGGCGGTGCTGAGCCTCGGGCGCCTGAACCGCGTGCGCGAGCTCGATGCGCACAACAACACGATCACCGTCGAGGCCGGCGTGATCCTGGCCGAGATCCAGGCGCGCGCGCAGGACGCCGGCCGGCTGTTCGCGCTGAGCCTCGCGGCCGAGGGCAGCTGCACGATCGGCGGCAACCTCTCCACCAACGCGGGCGGCACCGCGGTGCTGCGCTACGGCAACACGCGCGAGCTATGCCTCGGTCTGGAAGTGGTGACGCCGCAGGGCGAGATCTGGAACGGCCTGCGCGGGCTGCGCAAGGACAACACCGGCTACGACCTGCGCGATCTCTACATCGGCGCCGAGGGCACGCTCGGCATCATCACGGCGGCGGTGATGAAGCTGCATCCGCGCCCGGCCGCGCAGGTGACGGCGCTCGCCGCGCTCGAATCGGCCCACGCCGCGCTCGATTTCCTGGCGCTCGCGCAGCGCGCGGCCGGCCCGCTGCTGACCGGCTTCGAGCTGATGTCGGATTTCTGCATGCGGCTCGTCGGCAAGCACTATCCACAGTTGCGCTACCCGTTTGCGGGCACTCACGCGCAGACGGTGCTGCTCGAACTGTCCGACAACGAAAGCGAGCAACACGCGCGCGCGCTGTTCGAGGCGATGATGGCCGAGGCCTTCGACGCCGGGCTCGTGAGCGACGCGGTGGTGGCCGAGAACCTCGCGCAGTCGCGTGCGTTCTGGGATCTGCGCGAGCACATCCCGCTCGCGCAGGCCGACGAGGGGCTCAACATCAAGCACGACATCGCGGTGCCGATCTCGTCGATCGCGCGCTTCATCGACGAGACCGACGCGGCGATCCAGCAGGTCGCGCCCGGCGCGCGCATGGTCACCTTCGGCCACCTCGGCGACGGCAATCTGCACTACAACGTGCAAACGCCCGAGGGCGGCGATGCGAAGGCGTTCCTCGCCGCATTCCAGGCACCGATCAACCGCGTGGTATACGACAACGTGCAGCGCCACCACGGCACCATCAGCGCCGAGCACGGCATCGGCCAGCTGAAGATCGACGACGCGCAGCGCTACAAGTCGCCGGTCGAGGTGGGGCTGATGAAGACGCTCAAGCAGGCGTTCGACCCGCTCGGCCTGATGAATCCCGGCAAGGTGCTGCGCTGA
- a CDS encoding YihY family inner membrane protein yields MPKLSVDLDTIKRLARFAARRGGEDRIPQVAGSLTFTTILALVPLVTVAFALFTAFPIFSSFQASLQSFLADHLMPAQINNQIFKYLNQFSAKAKGLTTAGLIVLVVTAVMTMMTIESAFNVIWRVRKPRPFAQRVLAYWAFITLGPLLFGVSLSISSYLFTKSLAFAGAPATPSSFEWLLTAASLPLTVVAFTLLYVYLPNCTVAWRDAVVGGVCAALAFELAKRGFGYYVRRIPTYTAVYGAFAAVPLFLLWVYLSWLITLAGAMIASALPAIRIGQFHRIGYPGSDLLDALALLARLAEAREQGRPGRSVARLAVMVRCGMETAQRLLATMEEREWIARLDSGGGGPMRYILLASPERLTLGQLFDAFVVDRDELMYQLQRGRAVLDGEALLRALAGEGLGVTLAELLVNRAAPEAGGEGAPAAAPPPRTA; encoded by the coding sequence TTGCCGAAGCTCAGCGTCGACCTCGACACCATCAAACGCCTTGCCCGTTTCGCCGCCCGGCGCGGCGGAGAGGATCGGATCCCGCAGGTGGCGGGCAGCCTGACCTTCACCACGATCCTCGCGCTGGTGCCGCTCGTCACCGTCGCGTTCGCGCTGTTCACCGCGTTTCCGATCTTCTCGTCGTTCCAGGCGTCGCTGCAGAGTTTCCTCGCCGATCACCTGATGCCGGCGCAGATCAACAACCAGATCTTCAAGTACCTGAATCAGTTCTCCGCGAAGGCCAAGGGGCTGACCACGGCCGGCCTGATCGTGCTCGTCGTGACCGCGGTGATGACGATGATGACGATCGAGTCGGCGTTCAACGTGATCTGGCGCGTGCGCAAGCCGCGGCCGTTCGCGCAGCGCGTGCTGGCCTACTGGGCGTTCATCACGCTCGGGCCGCTGCTGTTCGGCGTGAGCCTGTCGATCTCGTCGTACCTGTTCACCAAGTCGCTCGCGTTCGCCGGTGCGCCGGCCACGCCGTCGTCGTTCGAATGGCTGCTCACGGCCGCCTCGCTGCCGCTGACGGTGGTCGCCTTCACGCTGCTCTACGTCTATCTGCCGAACTGCACGGTGGCCTGGCGCGACGCGGTGGTGGGCGGCGTCTGCGCGGCGCTCGCGTTCGAACTCGCCAAGCGCGGCTTCGGCTATTACGTGCGGCGCATTCCCACCTACACGGCCGTATACGGCGCGTTCGCGGCGGTGCCGCTGTTCCTGCTCTGGGTCTACCTGAGCTGGCTCATCACGCTGGCGGGCGCGATGATCGCCTCGGCGCTGCCGGCGATCCGCATCGGCCAGTTCCACCGGATCGGCTACCCCGGCAGCGACCTGCTCGATGCGCTGGCCCTGCTGGCGCGGCTCGCCGAGGCGCGCGAACAGGGCCGGCCCGGCCGTTCGGTGGCGCGGCTCGCGGTGATGGTGCGCTGCGGCATGGAAACCGCCCAGCGGCTGCTGGCGACGATGGAGGAGCGTGAATGGATCGCGCGGCTCGACAGCGGCGGCGGCGGGCCGATGCGCTACATCCTGCTGGCGAGCCCGGAGCGGCTCACGCTCGGGCAGTTGTTCGACGCCTTCGTGGTCGATCGCGACGAGCTGATGTACCAGCTCCAGCGCGGGCGCGCCGTGCTCGACGGCGAGGCGCTGCTGCGCGCGCTGGCGGGCGAGGGGCTCGGCGTGACGCTCGCCGAACTGCTCGTGAACCGCGCCGCGCCGGAAGCGGGCGGCGAGGGCGCGCCGGCTGCCGCGCCGCCGCCCCGCACGGCGTGA
- a CDS encoding DUF2069 domain-containing protein — MSGPAAVRASHARLALGCLLALIALSLAWELWLAPLRPGGSALMLKAVPLALMVPGVWRRSLYTLQWGAMLILLYFAEGVVRGMTDGGLSARLGWLECLLALGFFAAALAGVAPFKRAARQAKAAGRPPAAPAPRAARAGRSVTEPAALRHGKPAGARRDQRAPRRPS; from the coding sequence ATGAGCGGGCCGGCCGCCGTGCGCGCCAGTCACGCGCGGCTCGCGCTCGGCTGCCTGCTCGCGCTGATCGCGCTGTCGCTGGCCTGGGAGCTGTGGCTCGCGCCGCTGCGCCCCGGCGGTTCGGCACTGATGCTGAAGGCGGTACCGCTCGCGCTGATGGTGCCGGGCGTCTGGCGGCGCAGCCTCTACACGCTGCAATGGGGGGCGATGCTGATCCTGCTCTACTTCGCCGAGGGCGTCGTGCGCGGCATGACCGACGGCGGGCTGTCGGCGCGGCTCGGCTGGCTCGAATGCCTGCTCGCGCTCGGCTTCTTCGCCGCCGCGCTGGCCGGCGTCGCACCGTTCAAGCGCGCGGCGCGCCAGGCGAAGGCCGCCGGCCGGCCGCCCGCCGCCCCCGCTCCCCGCGCCGCACGCGCCGGCCGCTCCGTTACGGAGCCGGCGGCACTGCGGCACGGCAAACCGGCCGGCGCGCGGCGTGACCAGCGCGCGCCGCGCCGCCCATCCTGA
- a CDS encoding MFS transporter, protein MSDSTTTPTSRRAARRAHASQFDLLGERRFAPFFATQFLGALNDNVFKIGFTSLITFQAAKFSGVDANTAAFLISAVFILPFMLFSATAGQIADKYDKARLTRFVKTFEIALMLVGAAGFVMHAASLLYLCTFMMGMHSTLFGPVKYSYLPQHLNGHELVGGNGLVEMGTFVAILIGTLIGGAAAGIEGRGELLLAAACVAIALLGRLVSAAVPATPAPQPELVINWNPVSETWRNLRLAGQDRTVFLSLLGISWLWFVGATFLTSFFPFAKDVLSANPDVVTVLLATFSIGIGLGSMFCERLSRRRVEIGLVPLGSIGISVFAIDLYFASHALPAPTHLLSVGEFLARAAHWRVLADLFLLAMFGGLYSVPLYALIQSRSAPTHRARIIAANNILNALFMVASAVMAMGLTKLGVGIPGLFLVTALLNVVVATYIYSLVPEFLLRFLAWALVHTFYRIRLVHAERIPEQSAALLVCNHVSYVDALVIAAASPRPIRFVMDHRIFATPFARWAFRHAKAIPIAPRHEDPQMLVRAYDACEAALKAGDLVCIFPEGKLTRTGEVNTFHHGMSEILRRAEVPVVPLALRGLWGSWLSRHHDARWPRPLRKGAMSRLTLAVGEPVAASAATPELLQQVVAELRGARR, encoded by the coding sequence ATGAGCGATTCCACCACCACGCCCACCTCCCGCCGCGCCGCGCGCCGCGCGCATGCCTCGCAGTTCGACCTGCTCGGCGAGCGCCGTTTCGCGCCGTTCTTCGCCACGCAGTTCCTCGGCGCGCTCAACGACAACGTCTTCAAGATCGGCTTCACCTCGCTGATCACGTTCCAGGCCGCGAAGTTCAGCGGCGTCGACGCGAACACGGCCGCGTTCCTGATCTCGGCCGTGTTCATTCTGCCGTTCATGCTGTTTTCGGCCACCGCCGGCCAGATTGCCGACAAGTACGACAAGGCGCGGCTCACGCGCTTCGTGAAGACCTTCGAGATCGCGCTGATGCTGGTGGGCGCGGCCGGCTTCGTCATGCACGCCGCCTCGCTGCTCTACCTCTGCACGTTCATGATGGGGATGCACTCGACGCTGTTCGGCCCCGTCAAGTATTCGTATCTGCCGCAGCACCTGAACGGCCATGAGCTGGTGGGCGGCAACGGGCTCGTCGAGATGGGCACCTTCGTGGCGATCCTGATCGGCACGCTCATCGGCGGCGCGGCGGCCGGCATCGAGGGGCGCGGCGAACTGCTGCTCGCGGCGGCCTGCGTGGCGATCGCGCTGCTCGGCCGGCTGGTCTCGGCGGCCGTGCCCGCGACGCCGGCCCCGCAGCCTGAGCTCGTGATCAACTGGAACCCGGTGTCGGAAACCTGGCGCAACCTGAGGCTGGCCGGGCAGGACCGCACCGTGTTCCTGAGCCTGCTCGGCATTTCGTGGCTGTGGTTCGTCGGCGCGACCTTCCTGACCTCGTTCTTTCCGTTCGCGAAGGACGTGCTGTCGGCGAACCCCGACGTCGTGACCGTGCTGCTCGCGACGTTCTCGATCGGCATCGGCCTCGGTTCGATGTTCTGCGAGCGGCTCTCGCGGCGGCGCGTCGAGATCGGCCTGGTGCCGCTCGGCTCGATCGGCATCAGCGTGTTCGCGATCGACCTCTACTTCGCGAGCCACGCGCTGCCCGCGCCCACGCATTTGCTCTCGGTCGGCGAGTTTCTCGCACGGGCCGCCCACTGGCGCGTGCTGGCCGACCTGTTCCTGCTCGCGATGTTCGGCGGCCTCTACAGCGTGCCGCTCTACGCGCTGATCCAGAGCCGCAGCGCGCCCACCCACCGCGCGCGCATCATCGCCGCCAACAACATCCTCAACGCGCTGTTCATGGTGGCCTCGGCCGTGATGGCGATGGGGCTGACGAAGCTCGGCGTCGGCATTCCGGGGCTGTTCCTCGTCACGGCGCTGCTGAACGTGGTGGTGGCCACCTACATCTATTCGCTGGTGCCGGAGTTCCTGCTGCGCTTCCTCGCCTGGGCGCTGGTCCACACGTTCTACAGGATCCGGCTCGTGCATGCCGAGCGGATTCCCGAGCAGAGCGCGGCGCTGCTGGTCTGCAACCACGTCAGCTACGTCGACGCGCTGGTGATCGCCGCGGCGAGCCCGCGGCCGATCCGCTTCGTGATGGATCACCGGATCTTCGCCACGCCGTTCGCGCGCTGGGCGTTCCGCCATGCCAAGGCGATCCCGATCGCGCCGCGCCACGAGGATCCGCAGATGCTCGTGCGGGCCTACGACGCCTGCGAGGCCGCGCTGAAGGCGGGCGATCTGGTCTGCATCTTCCCCGAAGGCAAGCTGACCAGGACGGGCGAGGTGAATACCTTCCACCACGGCATGAGCGAGATCCTGCGCCGCGCCGAGGTGCCGGTCGTGCCGCTGGCGCTGCGCGGGCTGTGGGGCAGCTGGCTGTCGCGCCACCACGACGCCCGCTGGCCGCGGCCGCTGCGCAAGGGGGCGATGAGCCGGCTCACGCTCGCGGTCGGCGAGCCGGTGGCGGCCTCGGCGGCCACGCCGGAACTGCTGCAGCAGGTGGTCGCCGAGCTGCGCGGCGCGCGCAGGTAA
- a CDS encoding Mpo1-like protein, translating into MTRSVHTERFTSFSQFYPFYLSEHRHPVSRRLHFAGSLGVLGCLALAIATGRWGWLPAAVVCGYGFAWVGHFGFEKNRPATFRHPLYSLMGDWVMFKDICLGKIRL; encoded by the coding sequence ATGACACGCTCCGTGCATACCGAGCGGTTTACGAGCTTCTCGCAGTTCTATCCGTTCTACCTGAGCGAGCACCGCCATCCGGTGTCGCGGCGCCTGCATTTCGCAGGCTCGCTGGGCGTGCTCGGCTGCCTCGCGCTGGCCATCGCCACCGGCCGCTGGGGCTGGCTGCCGGCCGCCGTGGTGTGCGGCTACGGGTTCGCCTGGGTCGGCCATTTCGGCTTCGAGAAGAACCGCCCCGCCACGTTCCGCCATCCGCTCTACAGCCTGATGGGCGACTGGGTGATGTTCAAGGACATCTGCCTGGGCAAGATCCGGCTGTAA
- a CDS encoding CBS domain-containing protein, producing the protein MRVSDILKVKGNTLFTVTPDTPLREAVDAMAEHDIGSLVVMEYGDLVGILTFREIILRLKANGGAIGDVQVRKVMDEPLTCTPETDVNEVRRMMLERHARYMPVLDKRVLMGVISFYDVAKTVVEAQSFENRMLKAYIRDWPPEPDGEVQPKPVAN; encoded by the coding sequence ATGCGCGTCAGCGATATTCTGAAAGTCAAGGGCAACACGTTGTTTACGGTGACGCCCGATACGCCGCTGCGCGAAGCAGTCGACGCGATGGCCGAGCACGACATCGGCTCGCTCGTCGTGATGGAGTACGGCGACTTGGTCGGGATCCTGACGTTCCGCGAAATCATTCTGCGCCTGAAGGCCAACGGCGGCGCGATCGGCGACGTGCAGGTGCGCAAGGTGATGGACGAGCCGCTCACCTGCACGCCCGAGACCGACGTGAACGAAGTACGCCGCATGATGCTCGAACGCCACGCGCGCTACATGCCGGTGCTCGACAAGCGCGTGCTGATGGGCGTGATTTCGTTCTACGACGTCGCGAAGACGGTGGTCGAGGCGCAGAGCTTCGAGAACCGCATGCTGAAGGCCTATATCCGCGACTGGCCGCCCGAGCCGGACGGCGAAGTCCAGCCCAAGCCCGTCGCCAACTGA
- the wrbA gene encoding NAD(P)H:quinone oxidoreductase — translation MKDILVLYYSRHGTTRELALAIAAGIDAVPGAQARIRTVPPVSTVCEASEPEIPSDGPPYAEPRDLEECAGLALGSPTRFGNMAAPLKYFLDGTTAQWLAGALGGKPGAVFTSTGSLHGGQESTLLSMMLPLLHHGMLIVGIPYTESALSTTDAGGTPYGASHHARSGHGGVRAGLSDDERTLAVALGTRLAQAALRLAAPQ, via the coding sequence ATGAAAGACATCCTGGTGCTCTATTACAGCCGCCACGGCACGACGCGCGAACTCGCGCTCGCGATCGCGGCCGGCATCGATGCCGTCCCCGGCGCGCAGGCGCGCATCCGCACCGTGCCGCCCGTATCCACCGTCTGCGAGGCGAGCGAGCCCGAGATTCCGTCCGACGGGCCGCCCTATGCGGAACCGCGCGATCTCGAGGAATGCGCCGGCCTCGCGCTCGGCTCGCCGACGCGCTTCGGCAACATGGCCGCGCCGCTCAAGTATTTCCTCGACGGCACCACCGCGCAGTGGCTCGCCGGCGCGCTCGGCGGCAAGCCCGGTGCCGTGTTCACGTCCACCGGCAGCCTGCACGGCGGGCAGGAATCGACGCTGCTGTCGATGATGCTGCCGCTGCTGCACCACGGCATGCTGATCGTCGGCATTCCCTATACCGAAAGCGCGCTGAGCACCACCGACGCCGGCGGCACGCCCTACGGCGCCTCGCATCACGCGCGCAGCGGCCACGGCGGCGTGCGCGCCGGCCTGTCCGACGACGAGCGCACGCTCGCCGTGGCGCTCGGCACCCGGCTCGCGCAGGCCGCGCTGCGGCTGGCCGCGCCGCAATGA